Within the Miscanthus floridulus cultivar M001 chromosome 17, ASM1932011v1, whole genome shotgun sequence genome, the region tttcttcttctttctttgcgTGTTCTGGGAGTGTTTTGGGTTAGCTCCCTACTGACCTTTGAGTTTTGTTTGGTCTGTTTGTTTTTAATAATAGCACCGGGGGGCTTTACCGTACTGTTCCAGTTCAAAAAAGTTCAAGAAGTTTGACTTAAAACAGAGCTAAAGTAACCTAGAATTTGAAATACAAGGGTACGTTCAACACATACCTTATTACCCCAATAATTGCATGAAGACACGAAGACAACGATAGTTTATCAATGAGTGATTGAAGTGTTATATACTTCTCTCTTCTTTAAAAAGAAAAACCAAACAGTGATTGAAGTGTTATATACATCTCTCTTCTTTAAAAAGATAAACCAATAGGTACTTTTCTCTCCCAAGGCAAAAAGAATCGTCAAGTTTATCAATTCTGTACAGTCCTACTGAAACCTATATAACTAATAATTCGCACTAATATTTAACAGTTCAGACAAATTGGCGTCTAGGAGTTCTGATCTTCAGGGCTTCAAGCTGCCATGAGAAGAAGGGAACCCCCCACTGTACTCAAAGGCCCTGCTATCTATATCAAACGTCGAGGTTGACGTGGATGCACTGGAGTATGGGTGCTTAGGTCCAACCTTCATCGTTCTTGACTCAATGCTGAATGAAGAGCTCATAGACATTGAGCCCAGTGTGAGCCCAGTGTCCTGCATTATCGCCTCAATCTCCCTCACAATGCTGTTCATCGAGGGCCGGCCTGTTCCCACCTCCTCAACGCATTGCAGTGCTAGTTTTAGGAACCGTGGGAAGCCGAGGAGGGCCCCCATTTTCTGAAGAACCGGGTCCATCACATCCTTGAGCCCATAGTGCGTGCCATCCTCCTCGTCTAGTGCCATTTTCACCTCACGGACAATGTACTTGTTGCTGTGTATTGGTGGCTTACCCACTATGAGTTCTAGGAGCACTACACCGAAGCTGTAGACATCGCTCTTTGCTGTGAGTTGCTGGGTCATGTAGTACTCCGGGTCCAGGTAGCCCTGTGTAGATTCAAATAATTTGGATGTGTTGATTAGTGAGTGTATTGTCAAGTTAGGATGAAGCAGCACGACATAACATGCATGCCATAACAAACATTTTGTCTCATACAGTGATACAAAGTGAAAGCTCACCAGTGTTCCCTTGACGTTTGTGCATAGTTGCCCTTCCTCACTGTCTGTTACCAGCAACGACAGGCCAAAGTCTGAAACCTTTGCAGTCATCTTCTCATCTAGGAGAATGTTGGTGGACTTCACATCTCTGTGAATGATTGGAGGATTGGCATGGTCATGGAGATATGCTAGCCCTCTAGCTGAATCCAGAGCTATCTTGAGTCTCCTGCTCCAGTCTAATTGTATTCCTTTCATACCTAGTGCGGATTCACAGAAATTGTAGCCCAAAATCAAAAGATTTTACAGTTAATCAACAAGATGCACAACAATAACAAAATGTAACTAATAAAATGAGATGAAAAACTTACCATATAAGGCCTCGCTTAGTGTTCCATTAGGTATGAACTCGTAAACTAACATCTTTTCGCCCTTCTCAAAACAGAAACCAATCAGTCCAACCAGGTTCTTGTGATGAACCCTGGAAAGGAGTTCTATTTCTGTCTTGAACTCAAGGCCACCCTGCATAGACCCTTCCTTGGATCTCTTGATTGCCACTAACTGTCCATCTGGAAGTTTTCCTCGGTAGACCTGTTACATTGGAATCAGAAAAACTGTAAACCTGTACTGAACAAAAGAATAAACACTGTGCTTTCAGTACTCAAATGCATTGTTTACTTACCGTTCCGTAGCCGCCAGCTCCAATTGCATTAATTTTTCGAAAGTCATTGGTGCATAACTTGAGTTCTTCCAATGAGAAGAATTTAGCACTCTTCAGTTTTGGTGCTTCACCAATATCTTCTCCCATTGATCCCCAAGACGCTGAAAATTTAGTAAAGACATCAGAAACAAAGCAACATTAGATGAAGGCATAAAGTATTGACTGTAATTCTCTAGTAGAGTGCATCACCAAAAGGATCGTTGATGGACACAAGCCTCTGAGCCCGTTTCTTTTGACGTACAGCATAAAATGCAACCAGAGTAAGCCCCACGACCAGGAGAACAGACCCAGTCACAATGCCAATCAACACAGCTCGAGAAGCTGCACACCATCAGTCACATTTTAGACTTGCAACTATGGTAGTATCAGAAACAACAAAGAAGAAATGAGCTGTTACTTTTGTCGTGGAATGGGTAAGGATGTGCTTTCACATAGTAAGGCCCAAACTCTTCCGGTGGCTTGTAAGTCTGAAGGGTAAGGTTGAAGCAGTTTAACACTTGAGAGTAGTTGAACTTTTTCTGTTTTACTGGGCATGCCTTGATATCCACATTTAGGTATGCATCTTCGTTGGAGTAAGGTATCAAGCCTAGCCGGTTCGGGGTACAGCTGCTCAGTTGCCCAGAGAGGTTCTTCTCCAGAACAGGAAGGTACTCGAGTACATTGGCAAAGGAAGGAGCTCTGAATACGATAGTTTCTATAAAAGGATATGCACATTGAACATCAAAGGGAAGAGGCTGAGGTGGGGCTTCAGTTTGCAGGCCCGTGCATGGATTTGTGTCTGACAAAAGAGAATCATTGCAGAGTGGGTTTCCTTCAAGCCTTTGAGAAAATTAAAGAATTTGGTGAGAAAGGAATGTACATGCTGTCAGAAAACTAAGTATTGAAATTAGCAGTGATACGCACTTGAGGTTTTTGTTGAAGCCGTTGTACACTGTAACTGAGGTGATTTTGTTGTTTTGAATATCGACAACATCGAGATGCGTGCTTATATTGTTTCCCATGTCAAGTGTGCCATTCAGTTCATTATCACTCAGTACTCTGCAGCATGCTCGACAAGTTAGTGTATTTTGTTAAATACACGAGATAGAGAGGTCTAGTGATTTTAACATGTCTTACAGATGCTGCAGTTGAGGAAAACTGAAAAGCTTCTGTGGCAGTTGCCCAAAAAGCCCAACTGACTGCATTGTACTGAAGAAAAAAGGAGACTTTGGTCATGTGTTGCTCCAAAAACTGCCACTTTACTCATTAATTTCAGATGAGGTTTGTGACTTACAGGGTCATTATGCTCTCCAAATCTGAGAACCAGCTTGGGACGTTAGAAGGATCAAAGCTGTTATTACTGATATCCCTATGGAAAATGATAAAGCATGTCAATCACAGTAAGAGAGTAAATTTCTAGCAAAATGTGGCTTGAGCTTGAAGGAAATTCTTACACATTTTCCAGCTGGCCCATCCTGGTCAAATTAGGAATCGGTCCACTTAGCTTGTTATTTGAAAGCATTCTGTTATTTCCACAAAAAATGTTACAGGTGACACAACACAGAGGTTATCCTAATAAAGTAAAATGTTATAATTGGACAACTTACAAAACGTGGAGATTAGTCAGGTTGTTGAGAGCAGGAACTGGTCCCGTGAAACCATTGCCATTTAGACGACTGTATTCAGAAAGcacaaccaagtcaagtgcataaggatgagagggagcagctcttggtgaacgaggatgagatcagacatagatggcaagagtattttgataaattgttcaatggtgagaacgagaacaccaccgttcagctggacgactcgtttgatgacactaacaggcgctttgtgcggaggattcaagaacCAGAGGTCAAAGAAGCCTTGcaaaggatgaaagggggcaaagcgatgggccctgatggtatcccaatcaaggtatggagatgtctcggggatatagctatagtatggctaaccaagatattcaacaatatctttcgatcgaacaagatgcctgagaagtggagaagaagcatattggtaccaatctacaagaacaagggagatatccaaagttgtactaattatcggcgAATTAAGTtaatgagccacactatgaagttatgggagagagtcatcgagcagcgtctgcgaggaacgacgcagatatcaacaaacccatttggtttcatgcccgaaaggtcaaccacagaagcaatcttcttaataagacaggttatggagcgatttagagagcagaagaaggacctccacttggttttcattgacttaaaGAAGGCTTataacaagataccaagaaatgttatgtggtggtctttggacaaacataaagtcccatcaaagtacgtgaccctcatcaaggacatgtacaacaatgttgtgactagtgttcgaacaaacgatggtaacaccgattacttcccgattaaaattggactttatCGAGGATCAGCCTTAAGAccatatctctttgccttggtaatggatgaggttaccaggaacatacaaggggatattccTTGGTATATGTTGTtggctgatgatgtagtgttaatGGACGAAAGCCAAGCGGGAGTAAATAAAAAACTatgagttatggcggcagacccttgagcctaaaggttttagattgagcagttGTAAaatcgaatacatgagatgcgactttgatggagttgtacaggaggagggagatgtgagtttgaaaggtcaagtagtgtctaagaatgatacctttcggtatctgggatcgatgatACAGAAGGATGGAAATATTGATGCGGacattagccatagaatcaaagtagaGTGGaccaagtggcgacaagcttctggcattctctgtgataagagggtaccacaaaagctaaaaggcaagttctatagaacgacgattagatcggctatgttgtatggagcagaatgttggcctacaaagattcaacatgttcaacaactgagtgttgcagaaatacgtatgttgcgataGATTTGCGATCACACAAGAATgaaccgagttcggaacgatgatatacgtaatcgcctagaggtagcaccaattgaagaaaagtttgtccaacatcggttgaggtggtttggccatgtccaaaggagacctccagagacaccagtgcattgtggagtcctaagccaagctaataatatgaggagaggtagaggaagaccgaaattgacatgggggaggcaataaaaagagatttgaaagcttgggatatacctagagatctatgtttgaatagaagtacttggaaagcagctattgaagtgcctgaaccgtgacttggggctcttggtgggttt harbors:
- the LOC136516723 gene encoding leucine-rich repeat receptor protein kinase HPCA1-like; translated protein: MCKEQLLLLLLLCAAGSTTASANTNQQDEAALRSLMKRWKNVPASWGKSNSPCGMKWDGILCDENGRVTSLNLFGMSMSGTLSDDIGSLTELRILDLSSNRDLGGPLPAAIGKLVKLEYLALIGCSFIGPVPSELGNLSQLKFFALNSNKLTGSIPPSLGKLSSVTWLDLADNQLTGPLPTSRDNGTGLDQLLTAEHFHFNQNMLEGSIPDSLFNSNMKKLKHILFDRNRFTGQIPASIGVIPSLEVLRLNGNGFTGPVPALNNLTNLHVLMLSNNKLSGPIPNLTRMGQLENVDISNNSFDPSNVPSWFSDLESIMTLTMQSVGLFGQLPQKLFSFPQLQHLVLSDNELNGTLDMGNNISTHLDVVDIQNNKITSVTVYNGFNKNLKLEGNPLCNDSLLSDTNPCTGLQTEAPPQPLPFDVQCAYPFIETIVFRAPSFANVLEYLPVLEKNLSGQLSSCTPNRLGLIPYSNEDAYLNVDIKACPVKQKKFNYSQVLNCFNLTLQTYKPPEEFGPYYVKAHPYPFHDKTSRAVLIGIVTGSVLLVVGLTLVAFYAVRQKKRAQRLVSINDPFASWGSMGEDIGEAPKLKSAKFFSLEELKLCTNDFRKINAIGAGGYGTVYRGKLPDGQLVAIKRSKEGSMQGGLEFKTEIELLSRVHHKNLVGLIGFCFEKGEKMLVYEFIPNGTLSEALYGMKGIQLDWSRRLKIALDSARGLAYLHDHANPPIIHRDVKSTNILLDEKMTAKVSDFGLSLLVTDSEEGQLCTNVKGTLGYLDPEYYMTQQLTAKSDVYSFGVVLLELIVGKPPIHSNKYIVREVKMALDEEDGTHYGLKDVMDPVLQKMGALLGFPRFLKLALQCVEEVGTGRPSMNSIVREIEAIMQDTGLTLGSMSMSSSFSIESRTMKVGPKHPYSSASTSTSTFDIDSRAFEYSGGFPSSHGSLKP